Sequence from the Saccharopolyspora pogona genome:
AACGGACCATTCACCTCGCACAGGAAGTGGCGAACGGACCGTTCACGTCAATACGCGGCACGAACGGTCCGTTCGCCTCGCGCCTTGGTGGGCTGGGGCGAACGGACCGCTCGTGCCGTAGGGGGTGGCGAACAGGCCGTTCGCTCCCCGCCGACCGCCCTACGTCGACAGCAGCTGGGCGCAGCGGATCAGGCCGAGGTGGGAGTAGGCCTGCGGGTGGTTGCCGAGGGAGCGCTCCGCGATCGGGTCGTACTCCTCGGACAGCAGCCCCGTCGGGCCCGCCGTGTCGACGATCTGCTGGAACAGCTCCTCCGCCTCGGTGCGCCGGCCGATCAGCAGGTACGCCTCGATCAGCCAGGCGGCGCACAGGTGGAAGCCGCCCTCATCGCCGGGCAGCCCGTCGTCGCGGCGGTAGCGGTACACGGTGGACCCGCTGCGCAGCTCCGCCTCGATCGCCGTGACGGTCGCCTGGAACCGCTCGTCGGACGGGTCGATCAGCCCGGACAGACCGACGTGCAGGGACGCCGCGTCCAGGTCCGATCCCTCGTAGGCGGTGGTGAACGCCTGCACGTCCGGGTGCCAGCCGTTCTTGACCACGTCCTGGGCGATCTGGTCGCGCAGCGGCTCCCACGACGGGTCGGCCTCGCGGCCGTACGCGGTGGCCAGCTTCAGCGCCCGGTCCAGCGTCACCCAGCACATGACCTTGGAGTACACGTGGTGGCGCGGCACGTCGCGCTCTTCCCAGATGCCGTGGTCGGGCTCGGCCCAGCGGTGCGAAACGGCCTCGGCCATCGCCATGACCAGCTCCCAGTCCACGTCCCGGACCCGGCTGGTGGCCTGCGCGAGGTGCGCGACCAGCTCCACCACGGGGCCGAACACGTCGAGCTGCACCTGCTGGTCGGCGAGGTTGCCGACGCGGACCGGCCGCGAACCGGCGTAGCCGGGCAGGCTGTCGATGACGGCTTCCGGCCCGAGCCCGGTGCCCTGCAGCGTGTACAGCGGGTGCAGCCGCTCCGGGCCGGGCAGCGTCTCCAGCACCCGGTGCAGCCAGTTCAGGAACGCCTCGGCCTCGGCCGTGGAGCCGAGGGTGACCAGCGCCTGCGCGGTCATCGCGCCGTCCCGCAGCCAGCAGTACCGGTAGTCCCAGTTGCGGACGCCGCCGATCTCCTCCGGCAGCGAGGTGGTGGCGGCGGCCATGATCCCGCCGGTGTCGGAGTTGCACAGCCCGCGCAGCGTCAGCGCGGAGCGGGCGACCAGGTCGCGTTCCACCTCGGGCAGCGACAGGGTCTTCATCCATTCCGACCAGTACCGGTCGGCCTCCAGCCGGCGGTCCACCTCGGTGCGTGTCGGCGACAGGTCGTCGGTGCCGCAGCGCAGCTCGAGCACGAGCGGGCTGTCCTCGGTCGGGTCGACGACCGCATGCGCGGACTCGTGCATGCCGTCGGAGGTGATCGCCCACTGCACGCCGGGCGAGTAAAGGACCATCGGCTCCGAGGTGCCGAGCACCCGCAGCCCGCCCGCCTCGGCGGTCAGCCGCACCGGCACCTGCCCGAACTCCGGGCGCGGCGCGAACTCCACGGCCGCGCGGGTGCTGCCGCTGATCACCCGGACCAGGTCGGTGCGGTGGCTGTCGGTGCCGTGCGCGAGGTAGTCCGTGACCAGCAGCCGCGACCAGCGGGTTTCCACGATCATGGTGTTCGGCACGTACCGCTGGCCCAGCGGCAGCGGGCTGCGCTGGGCACCGTTGCCGCCCTGCGGGCGGATCGTGAAGTGGCCCGCGCCGGGGCCGCCCAGCAGGTCGGCGAACACCGCCGCCGAGTCCGGGCCGGGGTGGCACATCCAGGTCAGCCGCGCGTCCGGGGTGAGCAGGCCGACGGTGCGCTCGTTGGACAGCATCGTCAGCCGCTCGATCGGCGGGGCCTGCTCGCCGTACAGCCAGGTGCGCCGCTCCTCCATCAGGAACGCCAGCACGGTGGCGACCTCGGTGGTGCTGCCGATCCGGTACGGCGCCAGCGTGTCCCCGTCACCGACCTTGATGCCCAGGTCGGGGCCGTGCAGCCGGGCGAAGGCCTTCTCGTCGGTGACGTCGTCGCCGAGGAAGACCGCCGCGGTGGCGCCGACCTGGTGGCGCAGCGCGTCCAGCGCGTTGCCCTTGTCGGTCTGCACCACGGCGAGCTCGACGACCGCCTTGCCCTCGGTGACCTGCACGCCTTCCCAGGACGCCGGGCCGTTTCGGACGGTCTCCAGCACCTCCTCGGCCAGGGCGGGCTCGGCGCGCCGGACGTGCACGGCGACGCTGGCGGGTTTGTTCTCCAGCATGACGCCGGGCTTGCCGCGCACGATGTCCTGCAGCGCGATCTGCAGTTCGGTGCGCAGCTGGGTGGCCTCGGGTTCGAGCTCGTGCACGAACCCGACGTCGAACTCGGAACCGTGGCTGCCGACCAGGTAGACCTCGGCGGGCAGGCGGGACAGGGTGGCCAGGTCGCGCAGCGCGCGGCCGGAAATCACCGCCGTGGTGGTCGCCGGCAGCGCGGCCAGCGACCGCAGGGCGTGCACCGATTCGGGCAGCGGTTTGGCCTGGGTCGGGTCCGCCACGATGGGGGCTAGGGTGCCGTCGTAGTCGCAGGCGACCAGAAGTCGAGGTGTCCGCGCGAGCTGCACGATCACGCGGCGCAGCTCGGCAGGCAGGGCTTCGGCGGTCAACGCCATACTCCTCAGGGGGGCGCGGTCAAGTCTGGTGTGGATCGATCCGGTTCGAGCCGCGGATGGTGACCGTCGACGTCGACCGGGTTCGACAAGTATCGCTGACGCGGTGCTGTCCGTGTTGTGGACCGGTTACCCGCAGCTACTCCGCAAGCGGTGTGCCCAGTGCTTCGAGGAACGACCGGGCCCAGCGGTCGACATCGTGCGTGAGCACTTGCCTACGCAGTGCGCGCATCCTACGGCGTCCCTCGGCCTCGTCGATGTCGAGGGCCGCGAGCAACGCGTCCTTCACACCGTCCAGGTTATGCGGATTCACCAGGAATGCACTCGTGAGCTCCGCCGCAGCACCGGCGAACTCGCTCAACACCAGTGCACCGCCCAGGTCGTACCGGCAGGCCACGTATTCCTTGCATACCAGGTTCATGCCGTCCCGCACCGGCGTCACCACCATGACGTCGGCGGCGCAGTAGAAGGTCACCAGGTCCTTGCGGGCCACCGAGGTGTGCAGGTAATGCACCGCGGGGTGGCCGACGCGGCCGAATTCGCCGTTGATCCGCCCAACCTCGCGCTCGATGTCCTCGCGCATCTGCTTGTAGTGCTCGATGCGTTCCCGGCTGGGCGTGGCGATCTGGATCATCGTCACGTCCTCGGCCTTGGTGTGGCCCTCGGCGAGCAGCTCGTGCATCGCGTGCAGCCGCACGTCGATGCCCTTGGTGTAGTCGAGGCGGTCGACGCCGAGCATGATCTTCTTCGGGTTGCCGAGCTCGGCGCGCAGCGTCTTGACGCGCTGCTGGATTTCCTTGGTGCGTGCCAGCCGGTCGAGTCCGGTGGCGGCGATGGAGATCGGGAACGCGCCGACCCGCACGGTGCGGTCGCCGACCTGCACCACGCCGGTGCGGGACCGGACCCCGACCTGGCCGCGGCTGGGTTCGAAACCGGCCAACCGGCGGGCCAGCCACAGGAAGTTCTGCGCACCGCCGGGCCGGTGGAAGCCGACCAGGTCGGCGCCAAGCAGCCCGCGCACGATCTCGGTGCGCCACGGCAGCTGCATGAACAGCTCGACCGGCGGGAAGGGGATGTGCAGGAAGAACCCGATCCGCAGGTCGGGCCGGAGTTCGCGGAGCATCGCCGGGACGAGCTGCAGTTGGTAGTCCTGCACCCAGACCGTCGCGCCCTCGGCGCTGACCTCGGCGGCGGCCTCGGCGAAGCGCCGGTTCACCCGCCGGTAGGCGTTCCACCAGGAGCGGGTGTACACCGGTGGAACGACCACGTCGTGGTACAGCGGCCACAGCGTGGCGTTGGAGAATCCCTCGTAGTACTCGGCGAATTCGGCCGCCGACAGCCGCACCGGGTGCAGCTGCAGGTCGTCGTCGGCGAACGGTTCGACCTCGATGTCGGCGACCCCGGGCCAGCCGACCCACGCGCCGCGCCGGGCGCGCAGGAACGGCTCCAGGGCGGTGACCAGCCCGCCGGGGCTGTGCTTCCAGCGCTCCGTGCCGTCGTCGAGGCGTTCCAGATCCACCGGCAGCCGATTCGCGACCACGACGAAATCCGCTCGATCGGGCGTGCTGCCCTTGCTCACCGGTAATCCTCCCGCCGTTTCGGCTACCTGTCGCGAGGCTAGCCAATCCAGCCAGTTGCTGCGTGCTGCGTGTGGTGCAAACGGGACGTGCGGACCTGTGAGTCTTTTGGGCTGCTGCGGCGGCGCAAAAGACTCACAGCCGATCAGTCCAGCCGCCGTTTCGCGGGACGCAGCGGACCGGACATCCGCGGCCCGGAGAAACGGCGTTCCAACCTACCGAGCCTGGTGCGAACCGGCTGTGCGAGGTATTCGCCGAGCACCACCCCGGCGCCGAGCGCGAGACCCGTGGCGACGGCGAGCATCAGCGTGGCGACGCCGGTCGGGCTGCCCAGCACGGACAGCTCGTACAGCCCGCGGTAGGTCGCCAACCCTGGCAGCAGCGGCGCGACGCCGGAAACGGCGATCACCAGCGCGGGAATCCGCAGCCGCCGCGCGATGAGCCCGCCGATGAAACCGACCACGGTGGTCGCCACCGCCCCGGCCAGCACGGAGTGCACGTCGGCCAGCGTCAAAAGCGCGTGCACCGCGGCGGCCACGGCACCGCCGATCCCGCCCGCGAGCAGCGGCCGCGGCGGCGCGTAGCTGGCGAGCGCGAAGCAGGCCGAGGTGGAAGCACCAGCGAGCATCTGCACCGGCAGGTGCAGGGCCGGTGCCAGCACTTCGGCGCGCCCCAGGGCTTGCGCGTCGAGGCTGCCGACGCTGTCCCCGCCGATCCGCATGCCGATGTACAGCGACAGCACCACCCCGGCGATCAACCCGGCCGACATCAGGGCCAGCTCGGCTATCCGGCCCGCCGCGGTCACGTTGTAGCCGGTGATGGCGTCCTGCATCGAGCCGACCACGGTCATCCCGGACAGCAACACGATGATGCTGGCCGCGATCGCCAGCGCCGCGTTGTCGAGCAGGCCGGTGGCGTAGCAGCCCAGCGCGACGGCGGTGGCGAGCGCCCCGCCGACGGCTTGTTGGAAGAAGAACGGCAACGAGCGTTTGTTCAGCAGCCGCCCGACGCGGTCCACCAGCGCGGTGGCACCGGCGGCGACCAGCGGCAGCAGTGGGGTGGAGCCGCCGCCGAGCAGCACGGCCAGCGAGGCGGCCATGCCCGCCCAGGACAGCGTTGCGACCCAGCGAGGGAACGGGTGCGGCGCCGTGGTGATCCGGTCCAGCTCGGCGTAGGCCTCGGCGGCGGTCAGCTCGTTGGCGGTGATCCGCCGCAGCAGCGCTTCGACGTCCGTGAGGCGCGTGTAGTCGAGGGAGCGGTTGCGGACCACCCGCAGCGACGTGATCGGCGGCAGGTCGGTGCCCCGGTAGCTCGACACCGTGATCGACGTGTAGACCACGTCGACCTCGGTGTGCGGCAGACCGTAGGCGGTGACCACGGCGATGATCGTCGCGGTCACGTCCGAGGCGCCTGCCCCGCTGGCCATCTGCACCTCGCCGATGCGAAGCCCGAGGTCCAGAACGAGGTGGACGGTGGATTCGTTGGGCAGTGCCGGCCCGTAGACGACGTTGCGAGATCCCGGCGGGATGGTGAGCTCCGGGTCGCGCCGCCGCAGCACACCGCGGGCGCGCTGCGTAATTCCCACTGCTGGTCTTCCTTCCTGCCGGACCGCCTTACGGGCGGTTCGCCGTGCCTGATCTTCCTCTCGGGCATCGCCTGTCATGAGCAGACCGTTGCACCCACAATCTGTGGCGTCCATCACCGATTTCGGTCGGACGTCGCCGCGGTCGGCGGCCATCGTCCGGCAGCGTCGACGCGGCCGCTTTCCACCCCGGGCGGATCGCCGCTTACGATGTCCCCGCACGACGGAAGTGCATGCCGCTGTAGCTCAGTTGGTAGAGCGCCCGCCTTGTAAGCGGACGGTCAGGGGTTCGAGTCCCCTCAGCGGCTCCGACGGTACCTGACCAGCGTTTTTGACAAAGCCACCCGATCTGTCGAATGCAGCACACCGCCCCGCCCGGCAGCGGCCGAGCGGGGCGGTTCGGTTCGGGCGGTCAACGGCCCTGGAGCGCCTTCGCGTTGTCGCCGAAGGTCCAGGACTTGGAGCCGTCCCAGTTGATCGACCAGGTCATCAGGCCCTTCAGGCTGCCGTTGTAGTGGTTCCAGGCCTGGGCGACCAGGTTGGGCGACATGTGACCGCCACCCGCGCCCGGCTGGGCCGGCAACCCGGGAACCTGCTTGTCGTAGGGGACCCGGATCGTGGTGCCCTGGACGACCAGCCCCTCGTCCAGGCAATCCGTCTGCGCCGTGAATCCCTGCACCGTGCCGGCCTGGTACGAATCACCCGAACAGCCGTACATGCTTCCGTTGTAGTACTGCATGTTCAGCCACCAGAGCCGGCCGTTGTCCGCGTACTTCTTCACGATCGGCAGGTATGCGCCCCAGATCGATCCGTAGGTCACGCTGCCGCCGGTGACGTACGCGGTTTCCGGCGCCATCGTCAACCCGAATTCCGGGGGCATCTTGGCGAGCACGCCGTCGATGATGCGGATCAGGTTGCCCTGCGACGGCGAGAGCTCGTTGATGTTGCCGCTGCCGCTGAGGCCGGTCTCGATGTCGATGTCGATGCCGTCGAAGTTGTACTTCTGCAGGATCGGCACCACGGTCTCGACGAACCGGTCGGCGACGGCGCTGGAAGACAGGTCGATCCCAGCCGTCGCGCCGCCGATGGACATCAGGATCGTGAGCCCGTCCGCCTTGGCCTGGCACATCTCGGCCGGCGTGGCCACCTTCACCGCGCTGTCCATCCCGTCCTCCCACAGGACGGTGCCGTCCGAGCGGATGACCGGGAAAGCCGCGTTGATCACGTTGTAGCCGTGCTCGCGAATGGCCGGATCCGTGATCGGGGTCCAGCCGAACGGCGGGTGCACCCCGTTTACCGCGCCGTCCCAGTTTTCCCAGTACCCGTGGAGCACCTTGCCCGCCGGTTTCGATTTCACCGGACAGGTTTCCGCCGCCGGGGCCGGGTTCGAGGCGTTCGCCGCCCGCGGCGCCTCGTACCCCGCGGCGACCTGGGAGAACGACACAGCGGCGACGAACGACGCCACCAATCCGGTTCTCAGCAGGCGTTTCTTCCGACCAACCATTCCCGGCTCCCTCCGCGACGGGACCAATTTCGGAATTGGCCCGGATCCGATGAGGCTCGCTCGTCGTCCACCAAGAACTTTTATGACAAATTCCGCGACCGGAAACAAGATTTGAAGAAAAGTGGTATTTACCAATTTGCCCTGTCGTTCCCCGAGCCCTTCTCGATCATCGGCCGGGAAACCGCACGATCCGATTCGCGGACCTGCCGGTCGAGGAGCGGGCGGCCCGGATGCGGGCCGCAGGTGGCTGGCAACGCGCAAGATCGCTGGTCCGGGATTCAGCGCGCATCATGGCTTCATGGCCGCCGAAACCACGATGACGGACAAGCTGTTCCGCGTCGCCGTGCTGCTCAAGGGACTGGACGGCGCGGTGCAGCTGATCGGCGGGGTGCTGCTGATCTTCTTGCCCCCCGACATCGTCACCCGGTTCGCGCACGCCGTCGTCACGCGGGACCTGCTGGGCCCGCCGGCCGGAACCCTGGCCGGGCACTTCGAGGAAGCTGCGCAGCACTTCGCCAGCGGCGGCAGCACGTTCGTGATCGCCTACCTGATCGCCCACGGCGTGATCAAGATCGGCCTGGTGATCGGCCTGCTGCTCAAGATCATGCCGCTGTACCCGGTGGCACTGACCGCCCTGGGCCTGTTCGTGATCTTCGAGGTGCTGCGCGCGGTGCAGACGAGGTCGATCGCGCTGCCGTTCTTCGCGGCGCTGGATGTGGTGATCATCATCCTCGTGCTCCGGGAATACCTCGAATTGCGCCGCCGGCCCCAGTGACCCGAGCGGCGGATTGCGCCACGCTGGAGGTAGCGGGTTGTGGCCGACTCCGGAGGTGGCCATGCGGCGACGGCAGCACGACGAGCCGGTGCTGATCACCGATGCGGCACCGTCCTTTGACGAGGAGCAGCGGCACCGCAAGCGGGTCTACGCCGTTCTGATGGTGGTGCACCTGGTGGGCTTCACCGCCGCCGGGCTGCTGGCGCACATCTGGTGGCTCGCGCTCGGCATCGTGGCCGTCACCGGCGCCCTGCCGTGGGCCGCGGTCGTCCTGGCCAACGACCGCACGTCCCAGCGCGGTCAGCGCCGGATGCGACGTGGTGGCGGCCCCGCCATCGAGGACCGCCACCACGACCAGATCGATATTTGACGCCGCGAACCCCGCCCGGCGCACCGCTGCCCCGCGGCACCACCAGCAGCAGATCCCGGCAATTACGAACGCGCCCCCCGCGATGCTCAGCGGGCCGGCCGGCGAACCGGTGGTCGCCAGGCGGTGGTCGCCAGGCGGTGGTCGCCAGGCGGTGGACGTCGCCGCCGGAACCCGGATGTCAGGCGTCCGCCAGGGCGGTTGGTGCCGGGGTCCACCGCGCAGGGCTGCCCCCACGGCCCGCCAGGGGGTGCCGGGCAACGTCTTTGATCATGCTGCGCAGCGTATCTCCGCTTCATTTCCCGATCCGCGAAATACGGGAATTCACCACGCTTGTTCAACTTCGCCCACCGCCGAGGATCTCGATCAATTTCGATCATTTCGCCAGCAATTGGCGAGTGGTGCCCAAGCGATGGACAACTTCACTCGATCGAGCGAGCGAAGAGTCTGATTTCGGTTCGAACCGGCGGCATCCACCTCCACGACACCGCCGACATGACCATGGTCAACATCGACCACGCGGTGCAGACCGAGTACTCGGCGCTGGGCTCGCCCGGCGACGTCCAGCCCGGCCAGACCTACGTCTGGGGCGCGACCTGCACCGACCGCCCCG
This genomic interval carries:
- the otsB gene encoding trehalose-phosphatase, with protein sequence MALTAEALPAELRRVIVQLARTPRLLVACDYDGTLAPIVADPTQAKPLPESVHALRSLAALPATTTAVISGRALRDLATLSRLPAEVYLVGSHGSEFDVGFVHELEPEATQLRTELQIALQDIVRGKPGVMLENKPASVAVHVRRAEPALAEEVLETVRNGPASWEGVQVTEGKAVVELAVVQTDKGNALDALRHQVGATAAVFLGDDVTDEKAFARLHGPDLGIKVGDGDTLAPYRIGSTTEVATVLAFLMEERRTWLYGEQAPPIERLTMLSNERTVGLLTPDARLTWMCHPGPDSAAVFADLLGGPGAGHFTIRPQGGNGAQRSPLPLGQRYVPNTMIVETRWSRLLVTDYLAHGTDSHRTDLVRVISGSTRAAVEFAPRPEFGQVPVRLTAEAGGLRVLGTSEPMVLYSPGVQWAITSDGMHESAHAVVDPTEDSPLVLELRCGTDDLSPTRTEVDRRLEADRYWSEWMKTLSLPEVERDLVARSALTLRGLCNSDTGGIMAAATTSLPEEIGGVRNWDYRYCWLRDGAMTAQALVTLGSTAEAEAFLNWLHRVLETLPGPERLHPLYTLQGTGLGPEAVIDSLPGYAGSRPVRVGNLADQQVQLDVFGPVVELVAHLAQATSRVRDVDWELVMAMAEAVSHRWAEPDHGIWEERDVPRHHVYSKVMCWVTLDRALKLATAYGREADPSWEPLRDQIAQDVVKNGWHPDVQAFTTAYEGSDLDAASLHVGLSGLIDPSDERFQATVTAIEAELRSGSTVYRYRRDDGLPGDEGGFHLCAAWLIEAYLLIGRRTEAEELFQQIVDTAGPTGLLSEEYDPIAERSLGNHPQAYSHLGLIRCAQLLST
- a CDS encoding alpha,alpha-trehalose-phosphate synthase (UDP-forming), with protein sequence MSKGSTPDRADFVVVANRLPVDLERLDDGTERWKHSPGGLVTALEPFLRARRGAWVGWPGVADIEVEPFADDDLQLHPVRLSAAEFAEYYEGFSNATLWPLYHDVVVPPVYTRSWWNAYRRVNRRFAEAAAEVSAEGATVWVQDYQLQLVPAMLRELRPDLRIGFFLHIPFPPVELFMQLPWRTEIVRGLLGADLVGFHRPGGAQNFLWLARRLAGFEPSRGQVGVRSRTGVVQVGDRTVRVGAFPISIAATGLDRLARTKEIQQRVKTLRAELGNPKKIMLGVDRLDYTKGIDVRLHAMHELLAEGHTKAEDVTMIQIATPSRERIEHYKQMREDIEREVGRINGEFGRVGHPAVHYLHTSVARKDLVTFYCAADVMVVTPVRDGMNLVCKEYVACRYDLGGALVLSEFAGAAAELTSAFLVNPHNLDGVKDALLAALDIDEAEGRRRMRALRRQVLTHDVDRWARSFLEALGTPLAE
- a CDS encoding threonine/serine exporter family protein — its product is MGITQRARGVLRRRDPELTIPPGSRNVVYGPALPNESTVHLVLDLGLRIGEVQMASGAGASDVTATIIAVVTAYGLPHTEVDVVYTSITVSSYRGTDLPPITSLRVVRNRSLDYTRLTDVEALLRRITANELTAAEAYAELDRITTAPHPFPRWVATLSWAGMAASLAVLLGGGSTPLLPLVAAGATALVDRVGRLLNKRSLPFFFQQAVGGALATAVALGCYATGLLDNAALAIAASIIVLLSGMTVVGSMQDAITGYNVTAAGRIAELALMSAGLIAGVVLSLYIGMRIGGDSVGSLDAQALGRAEVLAPALHLPVQMLAGASTSACFALASYAPPRPLLAGGIGGAVAAAVHALLTLADVHSVLAGAVATTVVGFIGGLIARRLRIPALVIAVSGVAPLLPGLATYRGLYELSVLGSPTGVATLMLAVATGLALGAGVVLGEYLAQPVRTRLGRLERRFSGPRMSGPLRPAKRRLD
- a CDS encoding chitinase, which gives rise to MVGRKKRLLRTGLVASFVAAVSFSQVAAGYEAPRAANASNPAPAAETCPVKSKPAGKVLHGYWENWDGAVNGVHPPFGWTPITDPAIREHGYNVINAAFPVIRSDGTVLWEDGMDSAVKVATPAEMCQAKADGLTILMSIGGATAGIDLSSSAVADRFVETVVPILQKYNFDGIDIDIETGLSGSGNINELSPSQGNLIRIIDGVLAKMPPEFGLTMAPETAYVTGGSVTYGSIWGAYLPIVKKYADNGRLWWLNMQYYNGSMYGCSGDSYQAGTVQGFTAQTDCLDEGLVVQGTTIRVPYDKQVPGLPAQPGAGGGHMSPNLVAQAWNHYNGSLKGLMTWSINWDGSKSWTFGDNAKALQGR
- a CDS encoding DUF2127 domain-containing protein, with product MAAETTMTDKLFRVAVLLKGLDGAVQLIGGVLLIFLPPDIVTRFAHAVVTRDLLGPPAGTLAGHFEEAAQHFASGGSTFVIAYLIAHGVIKIGLVIGLLLKIMPLYPVALTALGLFVIFEVLRAVQTRSIALPFFAALDVVIIILVLREYLELRRRPQ
- a CDS encoding DUF3099 domain-containing protein — protein: MRRRQHDEPVLITDAAPSFDEEQRHRKRVYAVLMVVHLVGFTAAGLLAHIWWLALGIVAVTGALPWAAVVLANDRTSQRGQRRMRRGGGPAIEDRHHDQIDI